The genomic window TTCGGGCGCTGGAACTACCCGCTGGGGGTCACGGTGTACGGCTTGCTGCACGCTGGTCTGGCCTTGGGGGATGAGGAGATCTGCTCCTACGTGCGCGACCACGTGCAGGTCTGTTGCTCGAGCTATCCCTATTCGCTCTGGGACCGGTCTCAGTTTGGCGGCCCGACGCACATGCACCGGCTGCTCTCAAGCATCGATAGCTTGGACGATTGCGGCTCCTTCGGCTCCAGCATGCTGGAAGTCGCTCAGCATTGCGACTTGAAGGGGTACGAGCGCATCGCCCATTTCGTGGCCGAGTTCATCGCCAACAAGCAGGATCGTTTTCCCGACGGGGCTTTCTATCGGCGGGAGATGATGCACGAGTTTCATGAGAACACCATGTGGGCGGACGACCTCTACATGAGCGTTCCGTTCCTGTGCCGCTACTATCAGCTCACGGGCGATCGGCGCTACGTGGACGATGCGGCCCGTCAGTTCCTCGGATTCCGCAAGCGCCTCTACATTCCGGAGGAAGGGCTGATGTCGCATGTCTACGACCTGCGGCGCGAGATGGCCACTGGCGTGCCCTGGGGTCGCGGAAACGGCTGGACCGTATTCTCTCTGGCCGAGCTGCTCGGCGTGCTGCCGGAGGATCACGAGAACCGGGAGGAGCTCCTTTCGTTCTTCCGTGAGCTCTGCGCGGGCATTCTCGCCCTGCAGGACAGCGAGGGCTATTGGCATCAGGTGCTGACTCATCTGGACTCCTATCCGGAGACCTCTTGCACGGCCATGTTCATCTTCGGCTTTTCGCGTGGCATCCGCCACGGCTGGCTGGAGGAGCCGGCTCCCTATTCCGAAGCGGTTTTCAAAGCGTGGACGGCCCTCAACCGGGCCTCGATCGATCGAGATGGAAACGTGTACGGCGTCTGCCGCGGCTCGGAGTTTTCCTTCAGCCCTGAGTACTACAAGAAGGACCTGCTTCCTCGGCTAAACGATACGCACGGCATCGGCATCGTGCTGTTGGCAGGGGTGGAAGTCATTCGACTCCGCGACTTCCAGGAAGCTGAAAAATCGAACCAATTGCTGGCATGAAACGAATCGGAGCGCGCGCGCACGACTTTGGAACCTGCTCGGCTCAGGAACTGGCTGAGCGACTGAAAAAACGGGGACTTTGCTGCGCCCAGCTGGCTCTGAACAAGGCCATCGCGGGCTTGGCTCTCAAGCCCGGCGACCTCAATCCGGGGCTGGCCTGGGAGGTCGGTGAGGCGTTTCGAGCGAACGGCGTGCAGATCGCGGTGCTTGGCTGCTACATCAACCCCGTGAATCCCGACGACGCTCAGCGCGGGGAGCTGCTGCGGTTTTTCAAGGACCACCTGCGCTTCGTGGGCGACATGGGCGGTAGCTTGGTCGGGCTGGAAACCGGCACCCCAAACGTCGACTACGCTCCGGATCCAAACACCGGCAGCGAGCAAACGTTTCAGGCGCTCGTGCGCAGCATCGCGGAGCTGGTGGAGACCGCGGAGGCGGTCGGCGCCAAGGTGGCAGTGGAAGCGGTGACGCACCACACCATATCCACTCCGGAAAGGATGAAGCGACTGATCGACGAGATCCGTTCGCCCGCCATGGTGGTGATCCATGATCCGGTGAACCTTATCAACGCCGAGAACTATCAGGACGAGGCCCGCATGATCGAGGAGCCGTTTCAGCTTTATGGCGATCGCATCGCCATCATCCATGCCAAGGATTATTCAGTCGAAGGCGGCGAGTATCGTCAGCTCGCCACCGGTCTCGGTCAGCTTGACTACGGACGCCTTTGCGGCCTGATCGCCAAGGACAAGCCGGGCATCAGCGTGCTGCTGGAGGACTCGGGACCCGATACCATCGAAGGCTGCCTCGCCCACATCGACAAGTTCTGGCCCGCCTAATAGCTTTTATTTGTATCTAGAAAACGATTACGAATCGCCGGCCGTCAGGCGATGTGAGACCCTAGCTGAGTGGCGGCATCCTGAAGGATCTTAGCGAAGCCCTTGATCTTCCTTCGCGTGAAGCGGTGCGTCGAGGCGGTGATGCCGATGGAGTAGGAGGCGGATTGAGCGTTTTCGAAAACCGGAACCGCGATGCAGCGAATGCCTTCGTGATATTCCTGCTCATCGATGGCGTATCCAGCCGAGCGGATACGTTCCAGCTCGCTCTCGAAGGCGCTGCGATCGGTGATTGTTTTACCGGTGTGACGCTCGAAGCTGAGCGACCCCAGCACCTTTTGCGTATCGGATTCGCTGCCAAAGGCCATGAGAACCTTGCCGGAGGCCGAGCAGTGGATGTCGGCCTCCGTACCGGGCCGCGAATGGGCCGCCAGCGGGTGAGGGCTGTCCTCTACCTCGAGGATCACAGTTCGCTTGCCGCTGAGCATGGCCAGTTGCGAAGTCTCTCCAGTGAGTTCGGTGACCTCCTTGAGAAAGGGGCGGGCGAGCTGATTGATGGTCGACGAATTGATGGCCTTTCGTCCGAGCCCGATCAGAGCGCCTCCCAGACGATAGGACTTTTCTTCGCGAAAGAGCCACCCTTGCTCGCAAAGCGTGGTGAGGATCCGAAACACGGTGCTGCGTGGCAGGGAAAGCGTATCCGCGATGTGCGACATGGTCAGCGGCTGCTGGGAGTCCGCGATCATCTGCAGTACCTTGCAGGCGTTCTTGAGGTTGGGAATGGTGTATTCGGACATGGGGATTCGGATTTCATATATGAAATCAAAAGTCAAATATGGAATATAGCGTTGACTCGACTCGGGCGCAACGGTTTGTTTTGCGGCCTGCATTTACCCCTGAACGCGAACTCAACCCTGATACTGTTTTATGAAGTACGAAGTACGTTACGCATGCCATCCAGGTGATTTCAAAAGCTACGACACCAGTCGTATCCGCGATGAGTTTCTCATCTCCGACCTGTTTGAAGACAACGAGATCAAGCTCGTTTACTCCTTGCTCGATCGCTACATCGTCGGCGGCGTCAAGCCTACCACCGACACGCTCGCTCTGGAGCCTTTTCTTGAATTGAAGGCGGAGCATTTTCTCGATCGCCGCGAGCTCGGTTTGATCAACGTGGGCGGAGACGCCACCGTGGTAGCGGACGGCACCACCTACACCCTCAAGTTCAAGGAGGCTCTCTATCTCGGGGCTGGCACCAAGGAAGTGACCTTCGCTTCGGTCGATGCGGCCAAGCCGGCGTTGCTTTATCTCAACTCCGCTCCCGCTCACCAGGCTTTCCCATCGCGTCATGTCACGCTGGAGGATGCCAAGATTCTCAAGCTCGGCGCCTTGGAGTCTTCCAACGAGCGTCAGATCAATCAGCTGCTGGTGAAGGAAGTGGTGCAGACCTGCCAGTTGCAGATGGGAATGACCGAACTGAAGCCCGGCAGCGTCTGGAACACCATGCCAGCCCACACCCACCTGCGGCGCATGGAAGCGTATTTCTACT from Pelagicoccus sp. SDUM812003 includes these protein-coding regions:
- a CDS encoding sugar phosphate isomerase/epimerase, producing the protein MKRIGARAHDFGTCSAQELAERLKKRGLCCAQLALNKAIAGLALKPGDLNPGLAWEVGEAFRANGVQIAVLGCYINPVNPDDAQRGELLRFFKDHLRFVGDMGGSLVGLETGTPNVDYAPDPNTGSEQTFQALVRSIAELVETAEAVGAKVAVEAVTHHTISTPERMKRLIDEIRSPAMVVIHDPVNLINAENYQDEARMIEEPFQLYGDRIAIIHAKDYSVEGGEYRQLATGLGQLDYGRLCGLIAKDKPGISVLLEDSGPDTIEGCLAHIDKFWPA
- a CDS encoding IclR family transcriptional regulator yields the protein MSEYTIPNLKNACKVLQMIADSQQPLTMSHIADTLSLPRSTVFRILTTLCEQGWLFREEKSYRLGGALIGLGRKAINSSTINQLARPFLKEVTELTGETSQLAMLSGKRTVILEVEDSPHPLAAHSRPGTEADIHCSASGKVLMAFGSESDTQKVLGSLSFERHTGKTITDRSAFESELERIRSAGYAIDEQEYHEGIRCIAVPVFENAQSASYSIGITASTHRFTRRKIKGFAKILQDAATQLGSHIA
- the kduI gene encoding 5-dehydro-4-deoxy-D-glucuronate isomerase, whose protein sequence is MKYEVRYACHPGDFKSYDTSRIRDEFLISDLFEDNEIKLVYSLLDRYIVGGVKPTTDTLALEPFLELKAEHFLDRRELGLINVGGDATVVADGTTYTLKFKEALYLGAGTKEVTFASVDAAKPALLYLNSAPAHQAFPSRHVTLEDAKILKLGALESSNERQINQLLVKEVVQTCQLQMGMTELKPGSVWNTMPAHTHLRRMEAYFYFQVPEGQSVCHFMGEPDETRHIWMQNHEAVLSPSWSIHSGAGTSNYIFIWGMAGENLDYTDMDVRQPNELK